One Mycolicibacterium pulveris genomic region harbors:
- the argF gene encoding ornithine carbamoyltransferase, translating to MTRHFLRDDDLTPEEQAEVLALAAELKKDPVKLRPLAGPRGVAVIFDKNSTRTRFSFEMGIAQLGGHAVVVDGRNTQLGRDETLQDTGRVLSRYVDAIVWRTFEQDRLTAMASGADVPVVNALSDEFHPCQVLADLQTLAERKGALSGLRLAYFGDGANNMAHSLMLGGVTAGVHVTIAAPPGFAPHPEFVAAAEKRAAQTGATVTLTDNARRAADGVDVLVTDTWTSMGQEDDGLDRVGPFQPFQLNAELLALADPKSVVLHCLPAHRGQEITDEVIDGPQSAVWDEAENRLHAQKALLVWLLEKGRT from the coding sequence ATGACCCGCCATTTCCTGCGCGACGACGACCTGACGCCCGAGGAACAGGCCGAGGTCCTGGCCCTGGCGGCCGAACTCAAGAAGGACCCGGTAAAGCTCCGGCCGCTGGCGGGCCCCCGCGGCGTGGCCGTCATCTTCGACAAGAACTCCACCCGCACCCGGTTCTCCTTCGAGATGGGCATCGCCCAGCTCGGCGGGCACGCCGTCGTGGTCGACGGCCGCAACACCCAGCTCGGCAGGGACGAGACCCTGCAGGACACCGGTCGGGTGCTGTCGCGCTACGTCGACGCGATCGTATGGCGCACGTTCGAACAGGACCGGCTCACCGCGATGGCCTCGGGTGCCGACGTGCCCGTCGTCAACGCGCTCTCCGACGAGTTCCACCCCTGCCAGGTGCTCGCCGACCTGCAGACGCTGGCCGAGCGCAAAGGCGCGCTTTCCGGGCTGCGGCTGGCCTACTTCGGCGACGGCGCCAACAACATGGCGCACTCGCTGATGCTGGGCGGGGTGACCGCCGGTGTGCACGTCACCATCGCCGCCCCGCCCGGGTTCGCGCCGCACCCCGAGTTCGTCGCGGCCGCCGAGAAACGCGCGGCGCAGACCGGTGCCACGGTGACGCTGACCGACAACGCGCGCCGCGCCGCCGACGGCGTCGACGTGCTGGTCACCGACACCTGGACGTCGATGGGGCAGGAGGATGACGGGCTCGACCGCGTCGGGCCGTTCCAGCCGTTCCAGCTCAACGCCGAGCTGCTTGCGCTGGCCGATCCTAAATCCGTTGTACTGCACTGTCTTCCAGCCCATCGCGGCCAGGAGATCACCGACGAGGTGATCGACGGCCCGCAGAGCGCGGTGTGGGACGAGGCCGAGAACCGGCTGCACGCGCAGAAGGCGCTGCTGGTCTGGCTGCTGGAGAAGGGCCGGACATGA
- a CDS encoding acetylornithine transaminase: MTLLDRWQTVMMNNYGTPPLALVSGDGAVVTDADGKTYVDLLGGIAVNILGHRHPAVIEAVTRQLNTLGHTSNLYVTEPGVALAEALVALLGAGPAKVFFCNSGTEANEVAFKLTRLTGRTKLVAAEGAFHGRTMGSLALTGQPSKQAPFAPLPGDVAFVPYGDVDALARAVDADTAAVFLEPIMGEGGVVVPPAGYLVAAREITATHGALLVLDEVQTGMGRTGAFFAHQHDGIVPDVVTLAKGLGGGLPIGACIAVGAAADLMTPGLHGSTFGGNPVCTAAALAVLRVLADEDLTGRADVLGKTIASGIEDLNHPLVDHVRGRGLLCGVVLTAPAAKPVEEAARAAGFLVNAAAPDVVRLAPPLVITEEQVDAFLGALPAVLDTAARAAS, translated from the coding sequence ATGACGCTCCTGGACAGATGGCAGACGGTGATGATGAACAACTACGGCACCCCGCCGCTCGCGCTGGTCAGCGGTGACGGCGCGGTGGTGACCGACGCCGACGGCAAGACCTACGTCGATCTGCTCGGCGGCATCGCGGTCAACATCCTCGGCCACCGCCATCCCGCGGTCATCGAGGCGGTCACCCGTCAGCTCAACACGCTGGGGCACACGTCGAACCTGTATGTCACCGAACCCGGTGTGGCGCTGGCCGAGGCGCTGGTGGCGCTGCTGGGCGCCGGTCCCGCGAAGGTGTTCTTCTGCAACTCGGGCACCGAAGCCAACGAGGTGGCGTTCAAGCTCACTCGGCTCACCGGCCGCACCAAACTCGTTGCCGCCGAAGGCGCTTTCCACGGCCGCACGATGGGTTCACTGGCGCTGACCGGTCAGCCGTCCAAGCAGGCGCCGTTCGCGCCGTTGCCCGGCGACGTGGCCTTCGTGCCGTACGGCGACGTCGACGCGCTGGCCCGCGCGGTCGACGCCGACACCGCCGCGGTGTTCCTCGAGCCGATCATGGGGGAGGGCGGCGTGGTCGTGCCGCCGGCCGGATACCTGGTGGCCGCCCGCGAGATCACCGCCACGCACGGCGCGCTGCTGGTGCTCGACGAGGTGCAGACCGGAATGGGCCGCACCGGAGCGTTTTTCGCCCACCAGCACGACGGCATCGTGCCCGACGTGGTGACGCTGGCCAAGGGCCTGGGCGGTGGCCTGCCGATCGGGGCGTGCATCGCCGTCGGCGCCGCCGCCGATCTGATGACCCCGGGTCTGCACGGCAGCACGTTCGGCGGCAACCCGGTGTGCACCGCGGCCGCGTTGGCCGTGCTGCGGGTACTGGCCGACGAGGACCTGACCGGCCGCGCCGACGTGCTCGGCAAGACGATCGCCTCCGGTATCGAGGACCTCAACCACCCCCTGGTCGACCATGTGCGCGGCCGCGGCCTGTTGTGCGGGGTCGTGCTCACCGCGCCGGCGGCAAAACCCGTCGAGGAGGCCGCCCGCGCCGCCGGGTTCCTGGTCAACGCCGCCGCGCCGGACGTGGTGCGGCTGGCTCCGCCGCTCGTCATCACCGAGGAGCAGGTCGACGCGTTTCTCGGCGCGCTGCCCGCCGTCCTCGACACCGCAGCGAGGGCCGCGTCATGA
- the argB gene encoding acetylglutamate kinase translates to MSIETPLKAKVLAAALPWLKQMHGKIVVIKYGGNAMTDDVLKAAFAADMVFLRNCGIYPVVVHGGGPQISAMLNRLGIEGDFKGGFRVTTPEVLDVVRMVLFGQVGRELVNLINAHGPYAVGITGEDAHLFTAVRRNVTVDGVATDIGLVGDVESVDADALRDLIAAGRIPVVSTIAPDSDGVVHNINADTAAAALAEALGAEKLVMLTDVEGLYTRWPDRDSLVSQIDTTTLAELMPTLQTGMVPKIEACMRAVTGGVPSAHVIDGRVEHCVLVELLTDEGTGTKVIPA, encoded by the coding sequence ATGAGCATCGAAACCCCGCTGAAGGCAAAGGTTCTGGCCGCGGCGCTGCCGTGGCTCAAGCAGATGCACGGCAAGATCGTGGTGATCAAGTATGGCGGCAACGCCATGACCGACGATGTGCTGAAGGCCGCGTTCGCCGCCGACATGGTGTTTCTGCGGAACTGCGGGATCTATCCGGTCGTCGTCCACGGCGGCGGCCCGCAGATCAGCGCGATGCTCAACCGGCTGGGCATCGAGGGCGATTTCAAGGGCGGGTTCCGGGTGACGACGCCCGAGGTGCTCGACGTCGTGCGGATGGTGTTGTTCGGGCAGGTCGGCCGCGAGCTGGTCAACCTCATCAACGCGCACGGCCCGTACGCGGTCGGCATCACCGGTGAGGACGCGCACCTGTTCACCGCGGTGCGGCGCAACGTCACCGTCGACGGCGTGGCCACCGACATCGGCCTGGTCGGTGACGTGGAGAGCGTCGACGCCGACGCGCTGCGCGATCTCATCGCCGCCGGCCGCATCCCGGTGGTGTCCACGATCGCCCCGGACAGCGACGGGGTGGTGCACAACATCAACGCCGACACCGCCGCCGCCGCGCTCGCCGAGGCGCTCGGCGCGGAGAAGCTGGTGATGCTCACCGACGTGGAGGGCCTCTACACCCGCTGGCCGGACCGGGATTCACTGGTCAGCCAGATCGACACCACCACGCTGGCCGAGCTGATGCCGACGCTGCAGACGGGCATGGTGCCCAAGATCGAAGCGTGCATGCGGGCGGTGACCGGCGGCGTGCCCAGCGCGCACGTCATCGACGGTCGGGTCGAACACTGCGTGCTCGTCGAACTGCTCACCGACGAGGGGACCGGAACCAAGGTGATACCCGCATGA
- the argJ gene encoding bifunctional glutamate N-acetyltransferase/amino-acid acetyltransferase ArgJ → MTDTSTPSRLLRTQGVTAPEGFRATGIAAGIKASGALDLALVFNEGPDYAAAGVFTRNQVKAAPVLWSRQVLTTGRLRAVILNSGGANACTGPPGFGDTHATAEAVAAALSDWGTETGAIEVAVCSTGLIGDRLPMDKVLPGVTAIVHELAGGLTGGEEAARAIMTTDTVPKQVALHHPDNWTVGGMAKGAGMIAPSLATMLCVLTTDAVADAAALDAALRKAAARTFERLDIDGSCSTNDTVLLLASGASEIRPSQSDLDDAVLQVCDDLCQQLQADAEGVTKRITVTVTGAASEEDALTVARIVARDSLVKTALFGSDPNWGRVLAAVGMAPFTLDTDRITVAFNGFPVCANLTGLPGAREIDLSGADIDVTVDLGVGDALASVRTTDLSHAYVEENSAYSS, encoded by the coding sequence GTGACCGACACCTCGACACCGAGCCGGCTGCTGCGCACCCAGGGCGTCACCGCTCCGGAGGGCTTCCGCGCGACCGGAATCGCCGCCGGTATCAAGGCATCCGGCGCCCTGGACCTGGCGTTGGTGTTCAACGAGGGCCCCGACTACGCCGCCGCGGGGGTGTTCACCCGAAACCAGGTGAAAGCCGCGCCGGTGCTGTGGTCACGGCAGGTGCTCACCACCGGGCGGCTGCGGGCGGTCATCCTCAACTCCGGCGGCGCCAACGCCTGCACCGGGCCGCCGGGCTTCGGCGACACCCACGCCACCGCCGAGGCCGTCGCCGCCGCGCTGTCGGACTGGGGCACCGAGACCGGCGCGATCGAGGTCGCCGTCTGCTCGACCGGGCTGATCGGCGACCGGTTGCCGATGGACAAGGTGCTGCCCGGGGTCACCGCGATCGTGCACGAGTTGGCGGGCGGGCTCACCGGCGGGGAGGAGGCCGCCCGGGCCATCATGACCACCGACACCGTGCCCAAGCAGGTTGCGCTGCACCATCCGGACAACTGGACGGTCGGCGGAATGGCCAAGGGCGCGGGCATGATCGCGCCGTCGCTGGCGACGATGCTGTGCGTGCTGACCACCGACGCCGTCGCCGATGCGGCCGCGCTGGATGCGGCGCTGCGCAAGGCCGCCGCGCGGACCTTCGAACGGCTCGACATCGACGGCAGCTGTTCGACCAACGACACCGTGCTGCTACTGGCCTCGGGTGCCAGCGAGATCAGGCCGAGCCAAAGCGATCTCGACGATGCGGTGCTGCAAGTCTGCGATGACCTGTGCCAACAATTGCAGGCCGACGCCGAAGGCGTGACCAAGCGCATCACCGTCACCGTGACCGGTGCGGCCTCCGAAGAGGATGCGCTCACCGTCGCCCGCATCGTTGCCCGCGACAGCCTGGTCAAGACCGCGCTGTTCGGCTCCGACCCGAACTGGGGCCGCGTGCTCGCCGCCGTCGGCATGGCGCCGTTCACGCTCGACACCGATCGGATCACCGTGGCGTTCAACGGGTTTCCGGTGTGCGCGAACCTGACGGGGCTGCCGGGCGCCCGGGAGATCGACCTGTCCGGTGCCGACATCGACGTCACCGTCGACCTGGGCGTCGGCGACGCGCTGGCCAGCGTGCGCACCACCGACCTGTCGCACGCCTACGTCGAAGAGAACTCGGCCTACAGCTCATGA
- the argC gene encoding N-acetyl-gamma-glutamyl-phosphate reductase, which yields MVSVAVAGASGYAGGEILRLLLGHPAYGDGRLRIGAVTAAASAGTTLAEHHPHLLPLAGRVLEATDADTLSGHDVVFLALPHGHSAALADQLGPEMLIVDCGADFRLTDAVAWERFYGSPHAGSWPYGFPELPGARDRLRGAKRIAVPGCYPTAALLALWPAIAEDLIDPAITVVSVSGTSGAGKAAKPDLLGSEVIGSARAYNVGGKHRHTPEITQTLRSLTDKDVTVSFTPVLIPASRGILATCTARTEAPLSQIRAAYEKAYDAEPFVHLLPEGQLPKTGSVLGSNAAQLALAVDEDAQTFIGIAAIDNLVKGTGGAAVQSMNLALGWPETEGLSIVGIAP from the coding sequence ATGGTTTCTGTTGCTGTGGCCGGCGCCAGCGGATACGCCGGCGGCGAGATCCTGCGACTGCTGCTGGGCCACCCCGCCTACGGCGACGGGCGGCTGCGCATCGGCGCGGTGACGGCCGCCGCCAGCGCGGGCACGACGCTGGCCGAGCATCATCCGCACCTGTTGCCGCTGGCCGGCCGGGTGCTGGAGGCGACCGACGCGGACACGCTGAGCGGCCACGACGTGGTCTTCCTCGCCCTGCCGCACGGGCACTCCGCCGCGCTGGCCGACCAGCTCGGCCCCGAGATGCTGATCGTCGACTGCGGTGCCGACTTCCGGCTGACCGACGCGGTGGCATGGGAACGGTTCTACGGTTCGCCGCATGCCGGCAGCTGGCCCTACGGATTTCCCGAACTGCCCGGCGCCCGCGACCGGCTGCGCGGAGCCAAGCGCATCGCGGTGCCCGGCTGCTATCCGACCGCCGCGCTGCTGGCGCTGTGGCCGGCCATCGCCGAGGACCTCATCGACCCGGCGATCACCGTGGTCTCCGTCAGCGGCACCTCGGGAGCGGGCAAGGCGGCCAAACCCGACCTGCTCGGCTCGGAGGTGATCGGCTCGGCGCGGGCATACAACGTCGGCGGCAAACACCGCCACACCCCCGAGATCACCCAAACCCTGAGAAGCCTCACCGACAAGGACGTCACCGTATCGTTCACCCCGGTGCTGATTCCGGCGTCGCGCGGCATCCTGGCCACCTGCACCGCCCGCACCGAGGCGCCCCTTTCGCAGATCCGGGCCGCCTACGAAAAGGCTTACGATGCTGAACCTTTCGTCCACCTGCTGCCCGAAGGGCAGCTGCCCAAGACCGGCTCGGTGCTCGGCAGCAACGCCGCGCAGCTGGCCCTCGCCGTCGACGAAGACGCCCAGACGTTCATCGGGATCGCGGCGATCGACAACCTCGTCAAGGGCACCGGCGGCGCGGCCGTGCAGTCGATGAACCTCGCGCTGGGCTGGCCGGAGACCGAGGGGCTTTCGATCGTGGGGATCGCGCCGTGA
- the pheT gene encoding phenylalanine--tRNA ligase subunit beta, whose product MRLPYSWLRDAVSVGAPGWDVGPAELEQTLIRIGHEIEEVIPVGPVSGPLTVGRVADIEELTEFKKPIRAVKVDVGEPEPRHIVCGATNFVVDDLVVVALPGAVLPGDFTISSRRTYGRTSDGMICSAAELNLGVDHSGILVLPAGTAEPGAPAATVLGLDDVVFHLAITPDRGYCLSVRGMAREIANAYDLDFVDPADVPALPAEHEALPVTVQPGTGVLRFGLRPVTGIDPAAVSPWWLQRRLLLSGIRAISPAVDVTNYVMLELGHPMHAHDRNLITGGFAVRFAKPGETVVTLDDVERRLDPGDVLIVDDVATAAIGGVMGAGTTEVRDTTTDVLLEAAVWDPAAVSRTQRRLHLYSEAGRRYERAVDPAISVAALDRCAVLLADIAGGTAQPALTDWRGDPPRDDWSLPPVHMPVDLPDRTAGVRYAPGTTEKRLTQIGADVVVTDGQVTAVPPSWRPDLRQPADLVEEVLRLEGLEQIPSVLPLAPAGRGLTAEQKRRRAIGKALAFNGYVEILPTPFLPAGVFDLWGLPPEDERRSTVEVLNPLEADRPHLATTLLPGLLEALHRNVSRGAADVSLFAIAQVVLPTDQTRTVERIPTDRRPTDEEIAALDASLPRQPQHVAAVLAGLREPVGPWGPGRPADAGDAFEAVRLIGRVTGVDFVLRPAQYLPWHPSRCAEVLVGDTVVGHAGELHPAVLERSGLPKRTCAVELDLDAIPIVETRPAPSVSPFPAVFQDVSLVVDAEVTAQSVIDAVREGAGPLVEDVRLFDVYTGPQIGEGRKSLTLALRFRAPDRTLTEDEASAAREAAVQAAAARVGAVLRG is encoded by the coding sequence ATGCGGCTGCCGTACAGCTGGCTGCGCGACGCGGTGTCGGTCGGTGCGCCCGGCTGGGACGTCGGCCCGGCCGAACTCGAGCAGACGCTGATCCGCATCGGCCACGAGATCGAGGAGGTCATCCCGGTCGGCCCGGTCAGCGGGCCGCTGACCGTCGGGCGGGTGGCCGACATCGAGGAACTCACCGAGTTCAAGAAGCCCATCCGCGCCGTCAAGGTCGACGTGGGCGAACCCGAGCCGCGCCATATCGTGTGCGGCGCAACCAATTTCGTCGTCGACGACCTGGTCGTGGTGGCGCTGCCTGGCGCAGTGTTACCCGGCGACTTCACGATCAGCAGCCGCAGGACCTACGGACGCACCAGCGACGGCATGATCTGTTCGGCCGCCGAGCTCAACCTCGGCGTCGACCACTCCGGCATCCTCGTGCTGCCCGCGGGCACCGCCGAACCGGGGGCACCGGCCGCCACCGTGCTCGGCCTCGACGACGTCGTCTTCCACCTGGCCATCACCCCCGACCGCGGCTACTGCCTGTCGGTGCGCGGGATGGCCCGCGAGATCGCCAACGCCTACGACCTGGACTTCGTCGACCCCGCCGACGTGCCCGCGCTGCCCGCCGAGCACGAGGCGCTGCCGGTGACCGTGCAACCGGGCACCGGTGTGCTGCGGTTCGGCCTGCGCCCGGTCACCGGCATCGACCCGGCCGCCGTGTCACCGTGGTGGCTGCAGCGCCGGCTGCTGCTGTCGGGCATCCGCGCCATCTCGCCCGCCGTGGACGTCACCAACTACGTGATGCTCGAACTCGGCCATCCGATGCACGCCCACGACCGCAACCTGATCACCGGCGGGTTCGCCGTGCGGTTCGCCAAACCGGGCGAGACCGTCGTCACGCTCGACGACGTCGAACGCCGACTCGATCCCGGGGACGTGCTGATCGTCGACGATGTCGCCACCGCCGCCATCGGCGGGGTGATGGGCGCCGGCACCACCGAGGTCCGCGACACCACCACCGACGTCCTGCTCGAAGCCGCGGTGTGGGACCCGGCGGCGGTGTCGCGCACCCAGCGACGCCTGCACCTCTACAGCGAGGCGGGCCGGCGCTACGAGCGTGCGGTGGATCCGGCGATATCGGTGGCCGCGCTGGACCGCTGTGCCGTGCTGCTGGCCGACATCGCCGGTGGCACCGCACAACCGGCGTTGACCGACTGGCGCGGGGATCCGCCACGCGACGACTGGTCGCTGCCGCCGGTGCACATGCCCGTCGACCTGCCCGACCGCACCGCGGGCGTCCGGTACGCGCCAGGCACCACCGAGAAACGGCTGACCCAGATCGGAGCCGACGTCGTCGTCACCGACGGGCAGGTCACCGCCGTGCCACCCAGCTGGCGCCCCGACCTGCGTCAGCCGGCCGACCTGGTCGAGGAGGTGCTGCGGCTGGAGGGTCTGGAGCAGATTCCGTCGGTGTTGCCGCTGGCCCCGGCCGGGCGGGGGTTGACCGCGGAACAGAAGCGTCGGCGGGCAATCGGAAAGGCGTTGGCGTTCAACGGGTATGTGGAGATCCTTCCGACCCCGTTCCTGCCCGCCGGGGTGTTCGATCTGTGGGGCCTGCCGCCCGAGGACGAGCGCCGGTCCACGGTCGAGGTGCTCAACCCGCTGGAGGCCGACCGCCCGCACCTGGCCACCACGTTGCTGCCGGGTCTGCTGGAGGCGCTGCACCGCAACGTGTCGCGCGGCGCCGCCGACGTGTCCCTGTTCGCGATCGCCCAGGTGGTCTTGCCCACCGACCAGACCCGCACGGTCGAACGGATACCGACCGATCGACGCCCCACCGACGAGGAGATCGCCGCGCTGGACGCCTCGCTGCCGCGGCAACCGCAACACGTCGCCGCGGTGCTGGCCGGGCTGCGCGAACCGGTCGGGCCGTGGGGGCCGGGGCGCCCCGCCGACGCCGGCGACGCGTTCGAGGCGGTGCGGCTCATCGGCCGCGTCACCGGGGTCGACTTCGTCCTGCGGCCCGCGCAGTACCTGCCGTGGCACCCCAGCCGGTGCGCGGAGGTCCTGGTCGGCGACACCGTCGTCGGGCACGCGGGCGAGTTGCACCCCGCGGTGCTCGAACGCTCGGGGCTGCCCAAGCGGACCTGCGCCGTCGAGCTCGACCTGGACGCCATCCCGATCGTCGAGACCCGGCCCGCGCCGTCGGTGTCACCGTTTCCCGCGGTGTTCCAGGACGTCAGCCTGGTGGTCGACGCCGAGGTCACGGCCCAAAGCGTCATCGACGCCGTGCGGGAGGGCGCCGGCCCGCTGGTCGAGGACGTGCGGCTGTTCGACGTCTACACCGGGCCGCAGATCGGCGAGGGCCGCAAGTCGCTCACCTTGGCGCTACGGTTCCGCGCCCCGGACCGTACCCTGACCGAGGACGAGGCCAGCGCCGCGCGCGAGGCGGCCGTGCAGGCCGCGGCCGCGCGCGTCGGCGCCGTGCTCAGGGGCTGA
- the pheS gene encoding phenylalanine--tRNA ligase subunit alpha encodes MADQPIDLSEEALTGVVGAALRAFEQAADLEALAHAKTEHLGDRSPIALARQSLGKLPKTDRADAGKRVNVARGEVQRAYDARLAVLRAERDAAVLVAERIDVTLPSTRTQVGARHPITILAEHVADAFVAMGWELAEGPEVESEQFNFDALNFPIDHPARSEQDTFYIAPEGSRQVLRTHTSPVQIRTLLERELPVYIISIGRTFRTDELDATHTPVFHQVEGLAVDKSLTMAHLRGTLDAFARSQFGPAGRTRFRPHFFPFTEPSAEVDIWFEDKKGGPGWVEWGGCGMVNPNVLRACGIDPYVYSGFAFGMGLERTLQFRNGIPDMRDMVEGDVRFSLPFGVGA; translated from the coding sequence GTGGCTGATCAGCCCATAGACCTGTCTGAAGAAGCGCTGACCGGGGTCGTCGGCGCGGCCCTGCGCGCGTTCGAGCAGGCGGCCGACCTGGAGGCGTTGGCGCACGCGAAAACCGAGCACCTCGGCGACCGCTCGCCGATCGCCCTGGCCCGCCAGTCGCTGGGCAAGCTGCCCAAGACCGACCGCGCCGACGCGGGCAAACGCGTCAACGTGGCCCGCGGTGAGGTGCAGCGGGCCTACGACGCACGCCTGGCCGTGCTGCGTGCCGAGCGCGACGCGGCGGTGCTGGTCGCCGAGCGCATCGACGTCACGCTGCCGTCGACCCGCACGCAGGTCGGTGCGCGCCACCCGATCACGATCCTGGCCGAGCACGTCGCCGACGCCTTCGTCGCGATGGGCTGGGAGCTGGCCGAGGGGCCCGAGGTGGAGTCCGAGCAGTTCAACTTCGACGCGCTGAACTTCCCGATCGACCACCCGGCCCGCAGCGAACAGGACACCTTCTACATCGCCCCGGAAGGGTCGCGGCAGGTGCTGCGCACCCACACCTCGCCCGTGCAGATTCGGACGCTGCTGGAGCGCGAGTTGCCGGTCTACATCATCTCGATCGGGCGCACCTTTCGCACCGACGAGCTCGACGCCACCCACACCCCGGTCTTTCACCAGGTCGAGGGCCTCGCGGTGGACAAGAGCCTGACGATGGCGCACCTGCGCGGCACGTTGGACGCGTTCGCGCGCTCGCAGTTCGGGCCCGCGGGGCGCACCAGGTTCCGGCCGCACTTCTTTCCGTTCACCGAGCCCTCCGCCGAGGTGGACATCTGGTTCGAGGACAAAAAGGGCGGTCCCGGCTGGGTGGAGTGGGGTGGTTGCGGCATGGTCAACCCGAACGTGTTGCGCGCCTGCGGCATCGACCCCTACGTCTACTCCGGATTCGCCTTCGGCATGGGGTTGGAGCGAACTTTGCAGTTCCGCAACGGAATTCCTGATATGCGCGACATGGTCGAGGGCGACGTCCGGTTCTCGCTGCCGTTCGGGGTCGGGGCCTGA
- a CDS encoding adenylate/guanylate cyclase domain-containing protein, translated as MRTGNPWGWLTATNHHPSVVALLRRTRRALPGDPEFGDPLSTAGDGGPRAAARAADRLLERDAVTREISLGALQVWQALTERVSGRPANREATLVFTDLVGFSSWSLTAGDDATLALLRRVSQVVEPPLLEAGGHIVKRMGDGIMAVFTDPTTALRAVITARDAVKTVEVDGYTPRMRVGVHTGHPQRIGSDWLGVDVNIAARVMERATRGELVVSQATLDRVSEEDVESLGLQAKRLRRPVFTAKQDGVPADLDMYRLRKRHAGI; from the coding sequence CTGCGCACGGGCAACCCGTGGGGCTGGCTAACGGCCACCAACCACCATCCGAGCGTCGTGGCCCTGCTGCGGCGCACCCGGCGCGCGCTGCCGGGTGATCCCGAGTTCGGCGACCCGCTGTCGACGGCCGGTGACGGCGGCCCACGCGCCGCCGCGCGCGCCGCCGACCGGCTCCTGGAGCGCGACGCGGTCACCCGCGAGATCAGCCTCGGGGCGCTGCAGGTCTGGCAGGCGCTGACCGAGCGTGTTTCGGGTAGACCCGCCAACCGGGAGGCCACGCTGGTCTTCACCGACCTGGTCGGGTTCTCGTCCTGGTCCCTGACCGCCGGTGACGACGCCACGCTCGCCCTGCTGCGGCGGGTGTCACAGGTCGTCGAGCCGCCGCTGCTCGAGGCGGGCGGGCACATCGTCAAACGCATGGGCGACGGCATCATGGCGGTGTTCACCGACCCCACGACCGCGCTTCGAGCCGTGATCACCGCCCGGGATGCCGTGAAAACCGTTGAGGTGGACGGCTACACACCGCGAATGCGGGTCGGTGTGCACACCGGACATCCACAGCGGATCGGGTCGGACTGGCTGGGCGTCGACGTCAACATCGCCGCACGTGTCATGGAGCGCGCCACCAGGGGGGAGTTGGTGGTGTCGCAGGCCACCCTGGACCGCGTCTCCGAGGAGGACGTCGAGTCGCTGGGCCTGCAGGCCAAACGCCTTCGCAGGCCGGTGTTCACCGCCAAGCAGGACGGGGTGCCCGCCGATCTGGACATGTACCGGCTGCGAAAGCGCCACGCCGGGATCTAG
- a CDS encoding oxygenase MpaB family protein — MTPTTTTTKNAAAAANPLGPDSLTWKYFGDLRTGMLGVWIGAIQNMYPELGAGVEDHSILLREPLQRVARSVYPIMGVVYDGERAAQTGEQIKSYHHSIKGVDTKGRRYHALNPETFYWAHATFFMLIIKTAEYFCGGLTEAEKRQLFDEHVQWYRMYGMSMRPVPETWEDFQVYWDTKCREELEINRATMDIFEIRIPKPWFVLMPTPVWDQLFKPMVGAQRWIAAGLFDEALREKAGMRWTPGDEVLLRLFGKFVEFAFLAVPDEIRLHPRALTAYRRAQGKLPADAPLVEAPGFMAPPRDRRGLPMHYVPQRKSLLDRAGSLVHTTFSLTGLRRPARGRGEKSGKAA, encoded by the coding sequence ATGACTCCGACGACAACCACCACGAAGAATGCGGCGGCGGCGGCGAACCCCCTCGGACCCGATTCGCTGACGTGGAAGTACTTCGGTGACCTACGCACGGGCATGCTCGGCGTGTGGATCGGCGCGATCCAGAACATGTACCCGGAACTCGGCGCCGGTGTCGAGGACCATTCCATCCTGCTGCGTGAGCCGCTTCAGCGGGTGGCCCGCTCGGTGTATCCGATCATGGGCGTCGTCTACGACGGCGAGCGCGCCGCCCAGACCGGCGAGCAGATCAAGAGCTACCACCACTCCATCAAGGGCGTCGACACCAAGGGCCGCCGCTACCACGCGCTGAACCCCGAGACGTTCTACTGGGCCCACGCGACGTTCTTCATGCTCATCATCAAGACCGCGGAGTACTTCTGTGGCGGGCTGACCGAGGCCGAGAAACGCCAGCTGTTCGACGAACACGTGCAGTGGTACCGGATGTACGGGATGAGCATGCGGCCGGTGCCCGAGACGTGGGAGGACTTCCAGGTGTACTGGGACACCAAGTGCCGCGAGGAGCTCGAGATCAACCGCGCCACCATGGACATCTTCGAGATTCGCATCCCCAAGCCGTGGTTCGTGCTGATGCCGACGCCGGTGTGGGATCAGCTCTTCAAACCGATGGTCGGCGCGCAGCGGTGGATCGCGGCCGGGCTGTTCGACGAGGCGCTGCGAGAGAAGGCCGGGATGCGCTGGACCCCCGGCGACGAGGTGCTGCTGCGACTGTTCGGCAAGTTCGTGGAGTTCGCGTTCCTGGCGGTGCCCGACGAGATCCGGCTTCACCCGCGGGCGCTGACCGCCTACCGTCGCGCCCAGGGCAAGCTGCCCGCCGACGCCCCGCTGGTCGAGGCGCCCGGGTTCATGGCGCCGCCGCGGGACCGCCGCGGCCTGCCGATGCATTACGTGCCGCAGCGCAAGTCGCTGCTGGACCGGGCCGGCTCGCTGGTGCACACGACGTTTTCGCTGACCGGGCTGCGTCGACCGGCCCGGGGTCGGGGCGAGAAGTCGGGTAAGGCAGCATGA